One stretch of bacterium DNA includes these proteins:
- a CDS encoding GNAT family N-acetyltransferase produces the protein MGPVAEKTRRRKTTAEPKARPQKAPRGSGTPRITALAESDLLTAAQLMARTVDYVRGEAGLPPLGLSFKTTPPLLQHIYEQEPDLSWGAYDGDELVGFAVSHMRDRQWHSAYLFVDPDYQNKGLGTQLMKTGLAEAEKREAYITSTCTFTYNPKAIALYTRLGMFPRKNLMLMEGPHCKDMVCPPPPDTVTPKIIASTSLLADLNHMDREIRGINRSVDHCYWLADDSYTGYVFEAGGNLVGYAYISQQGFIAPVLAVRDTYLPDIIVHCMRLLKDNYDVAPKLWLNGKNFASLQLLLNHNFRIKEIGLLMTNRMFCDMRRYLPSSLAVF, from the coding sequence ATGGGACCAGTGGCTGAAAAGACCAGACGGCGCAAGACCACCGCCGAACCCAAAGCCAGACCGCAGAAGGCGCCGCGCGGCAGCGGCACCCCGCGGATCACCGCGTTGGCCGAAAGCGACCTGCTGACGGCCGCGCAACTCATGGCGCGCACCGTGGACTATGTCCGCGGCGAAGCCGGCCTGCCGCCGCTCGGATTGTCCTTCAAGACCACCCCTCCCCTGCTCCAGCACATCTACGAGCAGGAGCCGGATCTGTCCTGGGGGGCCTACGACGGCGACGAACTGGTCGGTTTTGCGGTGTCGCACATGCGCGACCGCCAGTGGCATTCGGCTTACCTGTTTGTCGACCCCGATTATCAGAACAAGGGGCTGGGGACGCAGTTGATGAAGACCGGCCTGGCCGAGGCGGAAAAGCGCGAGGCCTATATCACCTCCACCTGCACCTTCACTTACAACCCCAAGGCGATCGCGCTTTACACCCGTCTGGGGATGTTCCCGCGCAAGAACCTGATGCTGATGGAAGGCCCGCATTGCAAGGACATGGTCTGCCCGCCGCCTCCCGACACGGTCACGCCGAAGATCATTGCCTCGACCAGTCTGCTGGCCGACCTCAATCACATGGACCGCGAGATTCGCGGGATCAACCGTTCGGTCGACCACTGCTACTGGCTGGCCGATGACAGTTACACCGGCTATGTCTTCGAGGCGGGCGGCAATCTGGTCGGCTACGCCTACATCTCCCAGCAGGGATTCATCGCGCCGGTGCTGGCGGTGCGCGACACCTACCTGCCCGACATCATCGTCCATTGCATGCGGCTTTTGAAGGACAACTACGATGTCGCGCCGAAGCTGTGGCTGAACGGCAAAAACTTCGCTTCCCTGCAGCTGCTTTTGAATCACAACTTCCGGATCAAAGAGATCGGCCTGTTGATGACCAACCGGATGTTCTGCGACATGCGGCGCTATCTGCCTTCATCGCTGGCGGTCTTTTAG
- a CDS encoding prepilin-type N-terminal cleavage/methylation domain-containing protein, translating into MLSKLHRSQRGFTLIELMIVVVIIGILAALAIPRFMAASAKSKTSEAKQILKQIYVMQQAYRQEYDSYWGNGVTADAANGNNFARIGVNIGSTARYSYAMTAAANTFSCTATANIDDDATVDTWTIDQTGTLLNTVDDPTS; encoded by the coding sequence ATGTTATCGAAACTCCATCGTTCGCAGAGGGGCTTCACCCTGATCGAGCTCATGATCGTGGTGGTCATCATCGGCATTCTGGCCGCGCTGGCGATCCCGCGCTTCATGGCCGCCTCGGCGAAGTCGAAGACCTCCGAGGCCAAGCAGATTCTCAAGCAGATCTATGTCATGCAACAGGCGTATCGCCAGGAGTATGACTCGTACTGGGGCAACGGCGTGACCGCGGACGCTGCCAACGGCAACAACTTCGCGCGCATCGGCGTCAACATCGGCTCGACCGCGCGCTACAGCTACGCGATGACCGCCGCCGCCAACACCTTCTCGTGCACCGCGACGGCCAACATCGACGACGATGCCACGGTCGATACCTGGACGATCGATCAGACCGGGACGTTGCTCAACACCGTGGACGACCCGACCTCGTAA
- the leuS gene encoding leucine--tRNA ligase — MSDVKPVTDSPVRRLADPAAKWQKRWDEMALYRAPELPRPGKKYFVMPMLPYPSGDIHMGHFRNYTMTDAIARRRMMQGYDVLHPIGWDAFGLPAEQAAIKRGLHPEKWTYGNIAQSKATLQKIGLSFDWSREIFSCRPDYYKWTQWMFLQLHKHGLVYRKASQVNYCEYDNTVLANEQAAGGVCWRCGNPVTKKDLTQWYIKITDYADRLQADLDKLPGWPDHLKSLQRNWIGKSTGAEVDFRLPDGSKLTVFTTRPDTICGVTFMAIAPDAPLLKTLAIPSGHRAAVDEFVRRVSAQLNVDRMAAGEKSGVDTGVKITNPVTHEQVPLWVADYVLAGYGTGALMGVPAHDERDFAFARRYGLPIKPVIRTGDSIPDPASMTAPDPGYGTMVNSGRFDGLAGEAGIAKVIATLEAEGIGRAKVQFHLTDWLVSRQRYWGAPIPMIHCETDGIVPVPESDLPVLLPQGDIDYLPKGRSPLADVPSFMNVTCPKCGRPAQRDPDTMDTFMCSSWYFLRYIDPHNDQAPFDKAKAAAWLPIDYYMGGITHATGHLIYFRFFTKFLKDIGWLTVDEPATIMFNHGMVLDAKGEVMSKSKGNVVSPIDVMERHGVDPTRLTMFFATPGDREVLWSGEGIVGIERFLMKVDRLVRDTRAAVAGPITVDAVFDPATLGEGERAVYRKLHETIQRYDRDFEIMQLNTCVSAVMELTNAAAPGDQLRPELRAACASTIVRLLAPLAPHLAEEWWETLGFAPSIFKAGWPALDPRALPADTLSIAVQVNGKLRGQIEVTTGSAEADVVRAAEADPRIAGHLAGTRVRQIYVPGKLLNFVVKPG; from the coding sequence ATGAGCGACGTCAAGCCCGTCACCGATTCCCCTGTGCGCCGTCTGGCCGACCCGGCGGCCAAGTGGCAGAAACGCTGGGATGAGATGGCGCTATACCGCGCCCCCGAACTGCCGCGTCCGGGCAAGAAATACTTCGTCATGCCGATGTTGCCCTATCCCTCCGGCGACATCCACATGGGGCATTTCCGCAATTACACCATGACCGACGCGATCGCCCGCCGGCGCATGATGCAGGGATACGATGTCCTGCACCCCATCGGCTGGGACGCCTTCGGTCTGCCCGCCGAGCAGGCGGCGATCAAGCGCGGGCTGCATCCGGAGAAGTGGACCTACGGCAACATCGCCCAGTCGAAGGCGACCTTGCAGAAAATCGGGCTCTCCTTCGACTGGTCGCGCGAAATCTTCTCCTGCCGTCCCGACTACTACAAGTGGACGCAGTGGATGTTCCTGCAACTGCACAAGCATGGCCTGGTCTACCGCAAGGCCTCGCAGGTCAACTACTGCGAATACGACAACACCGTGCTGGCCAATGAACAGGCGGCGGGCGGTGTCTGCTGGCGTTGCGGCAATCCGGTCACCAAGAAGGATCTGACCCAATGGTACATCAAAATCACCGACTATGCTGACCGCCTGCAGGCCGATCTCGATAAACTGCCCGGCTGGCCGGACCATCTGAAGAGTCTCCAGCGCAACTGGATCGGCAAGTCCACCGGCGCCGAGGTCGACTTCCGCCTGCCCGATGGCTCCAAGCTCACGGTCTTCACCACCCGTCCGGACACGATCTGCGGCGTGACCTTCATGGCGATCGCGCCGGATGCGCCGCTTTTGAAGACGCTGGCGATTCCGTCCGGCCATCGTGCCGCCGTCGATGAGTTTGTCCGCCGGGTGTCGGCGCAGCTGAATGTCGACCGGATGGCGGCGGGGGAGAAGTCGGGCGTGGACACCGGCGTGAAGATCACCAACCCGGTGACGCACGAGCAAGTCCCGCTCTGGGTCGCCGATTATGTGCTCGCCGGCTATGGCACCGGCGCGCTGATGGGTGTGCCCGCCCACGACGAGCGCGACTTCGCCTTCGCGCGCCGCTATGGTCTGCCAATCAAACCGGTGATCCGCACCGGGGACTCGATCCCCGATCCCGCCTCCATGACCGCGCCCGATCCGGGCTACGGCACCATGGTCAATTCCGGACGGTTCGATGGCCTGGCCGGCGAGGCGGGGATCGCCAAGGTCATCGCCACGCTGGAAGCGGAAGGCATCGGCCGCGCCAAGGTGCAGTTCCACCTGACCGACTGGCTGGTCTCGCGCCAGCGTTACTGGGGCGCGCCGATCCCGATGATCCATTGCGAAACGGACGGCATTGTGCCGGTGCCGGAGTCGGATCTGCCGGTGCTGTTGCCGCAGGGGGACATTGACTATCTGCCCAAGGGACGTTCGCCTCTGGCCGATGTGCCTTCCTTTATGAACGTGACATGCCCAAAGTGCGGCCGCCCGGCGCAGCGCGACCCCGACACGATGGACACCTTCATGTGCTCGTCGTGGTATTTCCTGCGCTACATCGATCCGCACAACGATCAGGCGCCGTTTGACAAGGCCAAGGCGGCCGCCTGGTTGCCGATCGACTATTACATGGGCGGGATCACGCACGCCACCGGGCACCTGATCTACTTCCGCTTCTTCACCAAATTCCTGAAGGACATCGGCTGGCTGACCGTCGATGAGCCGGCCACGATCATGTTCAATCACGGCATGGTGCTTGACGCCAAAGGCGAGGTCATGTCGAAGTCGAAAGGAAATGTGGTCTCGCCGATCGACGTGATGGAGCGCCATGGGGTCGATCCGACGCGCCTGACCATGTTCTTCGCCACTCCCGGCGACCGTGAAGTGCTCTGGTCGGGGGAGGGGATCGTCGGCATAGAGCGGTTCCTGATGAAAGTCGACCGGCTCGTACGCGACACCCGCGCCGCGGTCGCCGGCCCGATCACCGTGGATGCGGTCTTCGACCCGGCCACGTTGGGCGAGGGTGAGCGGGCCGTGTACCGCAAACTGCATGAGACCATCCAACGGTATGACCGCGACTTTGAGATCATGCAATTGAACACCTGCGTTTCGGCGGTCATGGAGTTGACCAATGCCGCCGCGCCCGGGGACCAATTGCGTCCGGAGTTGCGCGCTGCCTGCGCCTCGACGATCGTGCGGTTGCTGGCGCCATTGGCGCCGCATCTGGCCGAGGAATGGTGGGAAACGTTGGGATTCGCTCCGAGCATCTTCAAGGCCGGCTGGCCGGCGCTGGATCCGCGCGCGCTGCCGGCCGACACGCTGTCAATTGCAGTGCAAGTCAACGGCAAGCTGCGCGGACAGATTGAGGTCACGACCGGGTCCGCGGAAGCCGATGTGGTTCGCGCCGCCGAAGCCGATCCCAGGATCGCCGGGCATTTGGCGGGTACGCGGGTCCGACAGATCTACGTGCCGGGGAAGTTGTTGAATTTCGTGGTCAAGCCCGGATAG
- the asnS gene encoding asparagine--tRNA ligase encodes MTTPITYIANLKDYVGQTVTVRGWLYQKRSSGKIKFAILRDGTGYLQGVLVAGECAESGFAAFEKLTQESSFVMTGVIREEKRAPGGFEMNVTDLSVIAIAADYPITPKEHGPAFLMDNRHLWLRSSRQHAIMRVRNEIIMAIRQFFYERGFICIDTPILTGAIGESAQSLFELEYFDLGKAYLAQTGQLYVEAAAMAHGRVYCFGPTFRAEKSKTRKHLNEFWMLEPEVAFNDSNANMQLQEDLVCHIVRWVLDKCQAEFKTLGRDVARLEKVQAPFPRISYDEAIARLQAAGMTIQWGNDFGAPDEEKLMEDFERPLFVYNWPTECKAFYMKRNPERPEVVLCDDLLGPEGYGELIGGSQREDDLNLLLERIKEQGLPQESYEWYLDLRRYGSVPHAGFGLGLERTVAWICGLDHVRETIPFARTLGRLYP; translated from the coding sequence ATGACCACACCCATCACCTACATCGCCAATCTGAAGGACTATGTCGGCCAGACGGTCACCGTGCGCGGCTGGCTCTACCAGAAACGCTCCAGCGGCAAGATCAAATTCGCCATCCTGCGCGACGGCACCGGGTACCTCCAGGGGGTGCTGGTGGCGGGCGAATGCGCCGAGAGCGGGTTTGCCGCCTTTGAAAAGCTGACGCAGGAATCCTCGTTTGTCATGACCGGCGTCATCCGCGAGGAAAAACGCGCCCCCGGCGGCTTCGAGATGAACGTGACCGATCTGTCGGTAATCGCCATTGCCGCCGACTACCCGATCACGCCCAAGGAGCATGGCCCCGCGTTCCTGATGGACAACCGCCACCTCTGGCTGCGCTCGTCGCGTCAGCATGCGATCATGCGCGTGCGCAATGAGATTATCATGGCGATCCGTCAGTTCTTCTACGAGCGCGGTTTCATCTGCATCGACACGCCGATCCTGACCGGCGCAATCGGGGAAAGCGCCCAGTCGTTGTTCGAACTCGAATACTTCGACCTCGGCAAGGCCTACCTGGCGCAGACCGGGCAGTTGTACGTCGAGGCGGCCGCGATGGCGCACGGACGGGTCTACTGCTTCGGCCCGACCTTCCGCGCCGAAAAGTCCAAGACGCGCAAACACCTCAACGAATTCTGGATGCTGGAGCCGGAGGTCGCCTTCAACGACTCCAACGCCAACATGCAATTGCAAGAGGATCTGGTCTGCCATATCGTGCGCTGGGTGCTGGACAAGTGCCAGGCGGAGTTCAAAACACTGGGACGCGATGTGGCGCGTCTGGAGAAAGTCCAGGCGCCGTTCCCGCGCATCTCCTACGACGAGGCGATTGCACGGCTGCAGGCGGCCGGGATGACCATCCAGTGGGGCAACGATTTCGGCGCGCCCGACGAGGAGAAACTGATGGAGGATTTCGAGCGGCCGCTGTTTGTCTACAACTGGCCGACCGAGTGCAAGGCCTTCTACATGAAACGCAACCCCGAGCGTCCCGAGGTGGTGCTCTGCGACGACCTGCTCGGGCCGGAAGGATACGGCGAATTGATCGGCGGCTCCCAGCGCGAGGATGACCTCAATCTCCTGCTGGAACGCATCAAGGAGCAGGGGCTGCCACAGGAGTCCTACGAGTGGTACCTCGATTTGCGCCGCTATGGTTCGGTACCGCATGCCGGATTTGGGCTGGGCCTCGAGCGCACCGTAGCCTGGATCTGCGGCCTGGACCATGTGCGCGAAACCATTCCGTTTGCGCGCACGCTCGGACGGCTGTATCCGTAA
- a CDS encoding polysaccharide deacetylase family protein: protein MNVLNFHRVESPTGLEITRLSPARFRRVLDLVAQTGRVVGRAGRDPLQVMPEVLFTFDDAYASIGNEALPALSERGWNAIIFIISGAMGRSDDWDVRLLGRRRPMMTWEQARRWAEAGLTLGSHTCRHRDLTMLSPRALRAELHDSRAEIEDRCGAPVRQLAYPFGRHNERVRDAAREAGYDAAFAVNGPAGDRYAIPRVNVHTLMTMRELRRILMSDAAPSWRTRLFASLSAGAATVGNWRGTSVPSMAP, encoded by the coding sequence ATGAATGTCCTCAATTTCCATCGCGTCGAATCGCCCACCGGGCTGGAGATCACACGGCTCTCGCCGGCGCGTTTCCGGCGCGTGCTCGATCTGGTCGCGCAGACCGGACGGGTTGTCGGACGCGCCGGACGCGACCCGTTGCAGGTGATGCCCGAAGTGCTGTTCACCTTCGACGACGCCTATGCCTCCATTGGTAACGAGGCGCTCCCGGCGTTGAGCGAGCGCGGTTGGAACGCCATCATCTTCATCATTTCCGGCGCGATGGGGCGAAGCGACGATTGGGATGTGCGCCTGCTCGGACGACGCCGTCCAATGATGACATGGGAGCAGGCCCGCCGTTGGGCGGAGGCGGGGTTGACCCTGGGCTCGCACACATGCCGCCACCGCGATTTGACCATGCTTTCGCCACGCGCGTTGCGCGCCGAATTGCACGATTCCCGCGCGGAGATCGAGGATCGCTGCGGCGCGCCGGTGCGTCAATTGGCCTATCCGTTCGGCCGCCACAATGAACGGGTCCGCGATGCCGCGCGTGAGGCCGGCTACGACGCCGCCTTTGCGGTCAATGGCCCGGCCGGGGACCGGTACGCCATCCCGCGGGTCAATGTGCACACCCTGATGACAATGCGCGAATTGCGCCGTATCCTGATGTCCGATGCCGCCCCGTCGTGGCGCACCCGTCTGTTTGCGTCGCTGTCGGCCGGGGCGGCCACGGTGGGCAATTGGCGAGGAACATCAGTCCCGTCCATGGCACCCTAA
- a CDS encoding tail fiber domain-containing protein yields MLKRTNIVIVMLLGMWSSALAATPASITIQGQLTDSSGVPLAAGQYTVVFRIFDSQGGSSQVWPVGPGESQTIVVLDGGLWTGALGAVSPLSDAVFAEPIRWLEVEIDGTILPRIPLVTAPYAFRVATVDGASGGTITSKLSVGPGHTNTGGHAFTAGANNNVSGMWATAPGGSGNDATGEGAVVGGGTDNTASATRATVAGGSLNEASADQSFIGGGQVNFASGYGAVVAGGIGNVASGIGASSGGGSSNFSAGNYSTVAGGFDNGAADSAAIGGGARNLANGIGSTIGGGGGPLLSDSNIAIGTWATIGGGRGHIVNGDGSTIAGGEYNQATDEEVFVGGGADNIADAPNAAIAGGSRNVATGTLSYVGGGGYNKARGSRSVVSGGGGTQPLDSNAASGTVAVISGGARNAASGNFSVIGGGFNNSANGSQFATIGGGSSNVSGGQYSTVGGGGDNRAVGSLSTVGGGASNRAYGEGAVVSGGGGWAFADSNVAGGNFAMVLGGVRNYAMGNGSLAAGYNARALHHGSFVWADSSDGASFASTDDDQFLIRADGGVGIGTNQPYAGLTIATDLGFENGTTPIIFMNETASANARMILSHSPIFSGWGLQYQDTDDEFLFKKTDLFGQITTEVFSVNLGTERVGIGVQNPTHILQVEQSSPTDPIADAWTVYSSRRWKTDVHPLPHPLETIARLRGVGYRWKTTGQSDIGLIAEEVGEVIPQIVQYEANGVDAQSVDYARLVALLIEGIKEQQARIDALEAKLNQLAP; encoded by the coding sequence ATGCTGAAACGCACGAACATCGTCATCGTCATGCTTCTGGGAATGTGGTCATCTGCCTTGGCGGCGACGCCCGCTTCGATAACGATTCAAGGGCAGCTGACCGATTCGAGCGGCGTGCCCCTCGCCGCGGGGCAGTACACTGTCGTGTTTCGGATCTTCGACTCGCAGGGCGGCAGCTCGCAAGTCTGGCCGGTCGGGCCAGGAGAAAGCCAGACAATCGTGGTTTTGGACGGCGGTCTGTGGACCGGGGCCCTCGGGGCCGTGTCGCCGTTGTCGGATGCCGTGTTTGCCGAGCCCATCCGTTGGCTGGAGGTGGAAATCGACGGGACGATTTTGCCACGGATTCCTCTCGTCACGGCGCCGTATGCCTTCCGCGTGGCGACCGTTGATGGAGCATCGGGCGGGACCATCACCTCGAAGTTGTCCGTCGGACCGGGGCATACAAACACCGGCGGACACGCGTTCACCGCCGGCGCCAACAACAACGTCTCTGGAATGTGGGCGACCGCTCCCGGAGGATCCGGTAATGATGCGACCGGCGAAGGGGCGGTTGTGGGAGGCGGAACCGACAACACGGCAAGCGCGACACGCGCAACGGTCGCCGGCGGCAGCCTCAACGAGGCGTCCGCCGATCAAAGTTTCATCGGCGGAGGCCAGGTCAATTTTGCCAGCGGCTACGGGGCGGTGGTCGCGGGCGGCATCGGGAATGTCGCCAGCGGCATCGGCGCATCCTCCGGCGGCGGGTCCTCCAACTTCTCCGCGGGGAATTACTCAACGGTCGCCGGCGGATTTGACAACGGGGCCGCCGACTCGGCCGCCATTGGCGGCGGCGCTCGCAACCTGGCCAACGGCATCGGATCGACGATCGGCGGCGGCGGCGGGCCGTTGCTTTCCGATTCCAACATTGCCATCGGAACGTGGGCGACGATCGGCGGCGGACGCGGACACATCGTCAACGGTGACGGTTCCACAATCGCCGGCGGAGAATACAATCAAGCCACCGATGAGGAAGTATTTGTCGGCGGTGGCGCCGATAACATCGCCGATGCCCCCAACGCGGCCATCGCGGGTGGGTCCCGGAACGTCGCGACCGGCACGTTGTCCTACGTCGGCGGCGGCGGATATAACAAAGCACGGGGGAGCCGATCGGTTGTCAGTGGCGGTGGCGGGACACAGCCGCTCGATTCCAATGCCGCCTCCGGGACTGTCGCGGTCATCTCCGGCGGTGCCCGCAACGCGGCGTCCGGAAATTTCAGTGTGATTGGAGGCGGATTCAATAACTCGGCGAATGGGAGCCAGTTTGCGACGATAGGCGGAGGATCCTCCAATGTCTCCGGTGGGCAGTACTCCACCGTCGGTGGCGGCGGTGACAATCGAGCAGTGGGCAGTCTGTCAACGGTTGGCGGTGGCGCATCCAATCGCGCCTATGGCGAAGGAGCGGTCGTGTCAGGGGGTGGAGGGTGGGCCTTTGCCGATTCCAACGTGGCCGGGGGAAATTTTGCCATGGTTCTCGGCGGCGTCCGCAACTACGCCATGGGAAATGGCTCGCTGGCCGCGGGGTACAATGCCCGCGCGCTCCATCATGGAAGTTTTGTCTGGGCGGACTCCAGCGACGGCGCAAGCTTCGCCTCGACCGACGACGACCAGTTCCTCATCCGCGCCGACGGTGGAGTCGGGATCGGCACCAATCAGCCGTATGCGGGGCTGACCATCGCGACCGACTTGGGATTCGAAAACGGCACTACGCCGATCATTTTCATGAATGAAACGGCCTCGGCGAACGCGCGGATGATCCTGTCGCACTCTCCCATCTTCTCTGGCTGGGGGCTGCAGTATCAGGACACGGACGACGAGTTCTTGTTCAAGAAGACAGATCTATTCGGCCAGATTACCACCGAAGTCTTCTCTGTCAACCTCGGAACTGAGCGCGTCGGCATCGGCGTGCAAAACCCGACCCATATACTGCAAGTGGAGCAGTCATCGCCGACCGATCCCATCGCCGATGCGTGGACCGTCTACTCCTCCCGCCGTTGGAAAACCGATGTCCATCCCCTGCCTCATCCGCTGGAAACCATAGCGAGACTCCGCGGAGTCGGTTATCGGTGGAAGACGACCGGGCAGAGCGACATTGGCCTGATTGCCGAGGAAGTCGGTGAAGTGATTCCCCAGATCGTGCAGTACGAAGCCAACGGCGTAGATGCGCAGTCGGTCGACTACGCGCGTCTCGTTGCGCTCCTGATTGAAGGCATCAAGGAGCAGCAGGCGCGAATCGACGCGCTCGAAGCCAAGCTGAACCAGTTGGCACCATAG
- a CDS encoding M23 family metallopeptidase produces the protein MTTSALKRWFVALTATIVGMAATVAFAQEPPDLGDDEVVENVIGRISKKRARQGQTLTFEVVSPSAPDPGIQLIATDLPPGASFTDRGNGYGLFTWTPVTGQEGEYAPVISERPAGKSIPAGGAPVPVVVGGYPLSHGWYRIPYGDGEPIRVSRDHVTHSPPIKEDWVAVGGGPTQQIPIVAAADGRIRSIVDDNTKCCADNANDINCSACNNSVWIEHSNGEWTKYSHFQTGTVTSPFVANLDTNDCVVQGQLLGYEGQIGHTSGNDAQQTMCAEPLVDTTKRCGIHLHWEVRYNQDENFLRVPILCGVDGWIAFAGDTILAAQCNGFGCETDVVIGNGVIGGSAMTVTTADNSITSEGIYTGSTSTAYFAGNRITLQPGFAVRAGTYFHAMIKPCENSPSGCPPE, from the coding sequence ATGACGACATCCGCCCTTAAGCGATGGTTTGTCGCTCTGACGGCGACGATCGTCGGTATGGCGGCCACCGTCGCGTTCGCCCAGGAGCCGCCGGACCTCGGCGACGATGAAGTTGTCGAGAACGTTATTGGTCGGATCAGCAAGAAACGGGCGCGACAGGGACAGACGCTGACCTTTGAAGTCGTCTCCCCGTCCGCGCCTGATCCCGGGATTCAGTTGATCGCCACGGACCTGCCGCCCGGCGCCTCGTTCACCGACCGCGGGAACGGCTATGGACTGTTCACGTGGACGCCGGTGACCGGTCAGGAGGGCGAGTATGCGCCGGTCATCAGCGAGCGTCCCGCCGGCAAAAGCATCCCGGCCGGAGGCGCGCCCGTCCCCGTCGTTGTCGGCGGTTACCCCCTCTCGCATGGCTGGTATCGCATTCCCTACGGCGACGGCGAACCGATCCGTGTCTCGCGCGACCATGTCACTCACTCGCCTCCCATCAAGGAGGACTGGGTCGCCGTGGGCGGCGGCCCCACGCAGCAGATACCCATCGTGGCCGCGGCCGATGGCCGCATCCGCAGCATCGTCGACGACAACACCAAATGCTGCGCCGACAATGCGAATGATATCAACTGCTCGGCCTGCAACAACTCCGTCTGGATCGAGCACAGCAACGGCGAGTGGACCAAGTATTCGCACTTCCAGACCGGCACCGTCACCAGCCCGTTCGTGGCCAACCTCGACACCAATGACTGCGTCGTGCAGGGGCAGTTGCTGGGTTACGAAGGGCAGATCGGCCACACCAGCGGCAACGACGCCCAGCAGACGATGTGCGCCGAGCCGCTGGTCGACACGACCAAACGCTGCGGCATCCACCTGCACTGGGAGGTGCGGTACAACCAGGATGAGAACTTTCTGCGGGTCCCGATTCTCTGCGGTGTGGATGGATGGATTGCCTTCGCCGGCGACACGATCCTGGCGGCGCAATGCAACGGTTTTGGTTGCGAGACCGACGTGGTGATCGGCAACGGCGTCATCGGCGGGAGCGCCATGACGGTCACCACCGCCGACAATTCGATTACCAGCGAGGGTATCTATACCGGATCGACGAGCACGGCCTATTTCGCAGGCAACCGGATCACCTTGCAGCCCGGGTTTGCGGTCCGGGCAGGGACATACTTTCACGCGATGATCAAGCCGTGCGAGAACAGCCCCAGTGGTTGCCCGCCGGAGTAG